One segment of Neobacillus endophyticus DNA contains the following:
- the rlmH gene encoding 23S rRNA (pseudouridine(1915)-N(3))-methyltransferase RlmH has protein sequence MNISIITVGKLKEKYLIQGIAEYLKRLTAYAKVDMIEVADEKAPEELSELEMIQVKQKEGERILAKISQDTYVIALAIQGKMQSSEELAETLDKLATYGKSKIAFIIGGSLGLSDEVLKRSNEKLSFSKMTFPHQLMRLILVEQIYRAFRINRGEPYHK, from the coding sequence GTGAATATCTCCATAATTACGGTTGGCAAATTAAAAGAAAAATATTTAATCCAGGGAATTGCTGAATATCTAAAACGATTGACTGCCTATGCAAAAGTAGACATGATCGAGGTAGCAGACGAAAAAGCGCCAGAGGAATTGAGCGAACTGGAAATGATTCAGGTAAAGCAAAAGGAAGGCGAACGGATTTTAGCAAAAATAAGCCAAGACACATATGTCATTGCCCTGGCCATTCAGGGGAAAATGCAATCATCTGAGGAACTGGCAGAAACATTAGACAAACTCGCTACATACGGAAAAAGCAAAATTGCTTTTATCATCGGCGGCTCACTGGGGCTGAGCGATGAAGTATTAAAACGGTCCAATGAGAAGTTATCCTTCTCCAAGATGACCTTCCCCCATCAACTGATGAGGCTGATCTTGGTGGAGCAAATTTATCGGGCGTTTCGGATTAATCGAGGTGAACCGTACCACAAATAG
- a CDS encoding MBL fold metallo-hydrolase, with translation MSFSYSILASGSTGNAFYVESEEHSFLVDAGFSGKQMETLFQQIDRDISKLSAIFVTHEHSDHIKGIGVLARKYKLPVYANAKTWQAMDSLVGEIPTEQKFVFNMETVKSFGSVDIESFGVSHDAAEPMFYIFHHEGKKLVLITDTGYVSDRMKGIITNADVYVFESNHDVQMLRMGKYPWNIKRRILSDVGHVSNEDAAFAMSDVIGDRTKRVYLAHLSLDNNMKDLARMSVSQTLHSRGIIVGEQFDLYDTDPKTPTILTAV, from the coding sequence ATGTCTTTTAGTTATAGCATCCTGGCAAGCGGAAGTACGGGTAATGCTTTTTATGTAGAATCTGAAGAGCATTCCTTTTTAGTAGATGCCGGGTTTAGCGGCAAGCAGATGGAAACACTTTTTCAGCAAATTGACCGCGACATTAGCAAGCTTTCCGCCATTTTCGTCACACATGAACATAGTGATCATATTAAAGGAATTGGTGTTCTCGCCCGCAAATACAAATTGCCCGTTTATGCGAATGCAAAAACATGGCAGGCGATGGATAGCTTGGTTGGAGAGATCCCAACGGAGCAGAAGTTTGTTTTTAATATGGAGACAGTCAAAAGCTTTGGCTCTGTGGACATTGAATCATTTGGTGTTTCCCATGATGCGGCAGAACCAATGTTTTATATTTTCCATCATGAAGGGAAAAAACTTGTGCTTATCACAGATACGGGCTATGTTAGTGACAGGATGAAAGGCATTATTACCAACGCGGATGTATATGTATTTGAGTCGAATCATGATGTGCAAATGCTGAGGATGGGAAAATATCCTTGGAACATTAAACGAAGGATTTTAAGTGACGTCGGCCATGTTTCTAATGAAGATGCGGCTTTTGCCATGAGTGATGTTATTGGAGACAGGACGAAAAGAGTGTATCTTGCCCATTTAAGTCTCGACAATAACATGAAGGATTTGGCCAGAATGTCGGTTTCACAAACGCTTCATAGCCGCGGAATCATTGTTGGAGAACAATTTGATCTATACGATACAGATCCCAAAACTCCAACGATCTTGACCGCGGTATAA
- a CDS encoding S1C family serine protease, giving the protein MGYYDDQSPNRYMGHSRSKGGFFIASLTGAILGALIVIFAIPILSSQGMLPYRVEPNGSTDMGTTNNNSQNMVHKQEAYEVTTDTTKAVDKTENAVVGVTNIQATKSNFWSDNSNNGSEQEAGSGSGVIYKKAGNKAYVVTNHHVVEGANKLEVTLNDGTKLPARLLGSDIWSDLAVLEIDGSKVTDVAVFGDSDTLKLGEPVVAIGNPLGPTFSGSVTQGIISGLKRTIPVDINQDGTVDWQAEVLQTDAAINPGNSGGALINMEGQVIGINSMKIAQNAVEGIGLSIPINSAKPIIDDLEKYGSVKRPYMGVDLKSVDEIPAYYQSSALKLPSNVNYGVAVRSVEPNSPAAKAGLHELDVIVEMDGEKINDVLELRKHLYEKKKVGQKMTIKFYRNGKLLETSLTLTGSSTQ; this is encoded by the coding sequence ATGGGGTATTATGATGATCAATCGCCAAATCGCTATATGGGGCACTCACGCAGCAAAGGCGGCTTTTTTATTGCCAGTTTAACTGGAGCTATTCTTGGAGCCTTGATCGTTATTTTTGCGATACCGATCTTATCGAGTCAGGGAATGCTTCCATATAGAGTTGAACCAAACGGAAGTACAGACATGGGAACAACTAATAATAATTCGCAGAATATGGTTCATAAACAGGAGGCATATGAAGTAACGACAGATACAACAAAAGCCGTTGACAAAACGGAGAATGCTGTCGTAGGTGTTACCAATATTCAAGCAACCAAATCCAACTTTTGGTCCGATAATAGCAACAATGGTTCGGAACAAGAAGCTGGGTCGGGCTCTGGTGTCATCTATAAAAAGGCAGGAAATAAGGCATACGTCGTGACGAACCATCATGTTGTTGAGGGCGCGAACAAGCTGGAGGTAACACTGAATGATGGAACTAAACTTCCAGCCCGTTTACTGGGCAGTGATATTTGGTCTGACTTAGCTGTGCTTGAAATTGACGGAAGTAAAGTCACAGATGTTGCTGTTTTCGGAGATTCTGATACGTTAAAACTTGGGGAACCGGTTGTAGCAATCGGAAATCCGCTTGGTCCAACCTTTTCAGGTTCTGTTACCCAGGGGATTATCTCCGGTTTAAAAAGGACAATTCCGGTGGATATCAATCAAGATGGCACTGTGGATTGGCAAGCAGAAGTATTACAAACAGACGCCGCCATTAATCCAGGAAATAGCGGCGGTGCTTTAATCAATATGGAAGGCCAGGTCATCGGGATCAATTCGATGAAAATTGCCCAGAATGCGGTAGAAGGAATTGGATTGTCGATTCCGATCAACTCAGCAAAACCAATTATTGATGATCTTGAGAAATATGGCAGTGTCAAGCGGCCATATATGGGAGTAGATCTCAAATCTGTGGATGAAATACCTGCATACTATCAATCAAGTGCATTAAAGCTCCCTTCTAATGTGAATTATGGAGTGGCTGTCCGAAGTGTGGAGCCAAATTCTCCTGCAGCAAAAGCAGGATTGCACGAGTTGGATGTCATTGTTGAAATGGACGGAGAGAAAATTAACGACGTTCTTGAACTGAGGAAACACTTATATGAGAAAAAGAAAGTCGGCCAAAAAATGACGATTAAATTTTATCGAAATGGTAAGCTTCTTGAAACATCATTAACACTGACGGGAAGTAGTACACAATAA
- a CDS encoding two-component system regulatory protein YycI, with product MDWSKIKTIFIVTFLILDVYLLFQFLTIRDANKYEIATEAPFEEKLKADGIKYVDLPKAQIKAQYLSAKPKVFTKNDVAKLKGQVAAISGDSATTLQVSLEKPLQLSSKFDPVDLSGFLKDDVLYGDKYQFWEKDDKARTITYFQQFEDSPLYQNINGMITFYYNPRNQLVSYQQTYMEGFEKLTAKEEILPPLKAIETLHQKGVLKPKSNITKIELGYSTLVQLAASQVLTPTWRFVINDKESLFVNAFEGQIIQFNSDEKTSVE from the coding sequence ATGGATTGGAGTAAAATCAAAACGATTTTTATCGTGACATTTTTGATTTTAGACGTGTATTTACTCTTTCAATTTCTGACGATTCGTGATGCTAATAAATATGAAATTGCAACGGAGGCTCCATTTGAGGAAAAATTAAAAGCTGACGGCATTAAATATGTTGATCTGCCAAAGGCTCAAATTAAGGCGCAATACCTTAGTGCAAAGCCAAAAGTATTTACCAAAAATGATGTTGCCAAGCTCAAAGGACAAGTGGCTGCCATAAGCGGCGATTCAGCAACAACTCTTCAAGTATCGCTTGAGAAGCCGCTGCAGCTCAGCTCCAAGTTCGACCCAGTGGATCTTTCTGGCTTTTTAAAGGATGATGTCCTTTATGGCGACAAGTATCAATTCTGGGAAAAGGATGATAAAGCCAGGACCATAACTTATTTTCAACAGTTTGAGGATTCACCATTATACCAGAATATCAATGGAATGATTACGTTTTATTATAATCCGAGAAATCAACTTGTGTCCTACCAGCAAACCTATATGGAGGGATTTGAAAAGTTAACGGCCAAAGAGGAAATCCTCCCTCCATTAAAGGCGATTGAAACGTTGCATCAAAAGGGAGTATTAAAGCCGAAAAGTAATATAACAAAGATTGAACTGGGATACTCAACGCTTGTGCAATTAGCAGCTTCTCAAGTGCTGACCCCTACATGGCGCTTTGTCATTAATGACAAGGAAAGCCTGTTCGTAAATGCGTTTGAGGGACAAATTATCCAGTTTAATAGTGACGAAAAAACAAGTGTGGAGTGA
- the walK gene encoding cell wall metabolism sensor histidine kinase WalK has protein sequence MKKLGFFRSIHVKFVIIYVLLILVAMQIIGVYFVKQLEQTLRTNFQTSLKERVNLLAYNIREEMEKERKPEDPTLEEEIKKMLRDFKAVDISEVQVIEGRSLKILGTSDPNNQGVVGERTTVLRIKQAMVLEEDQSSILIDPQTGHRIWVLATPIKSGKKVIGVIYLVAKIESVFEQMKTINNIFSSGTGIALAITAALGILLAQTITRPIADMKKQALAMAKGNFSRKVKVYGNDEIGTLAVTFNNLTKKLQEAQAMTEGERRKLSSVLSHMTDGVIATDRKGRVILINDPAAEMLNVSRETVLSQPMVSLLDLEGTHTFEDLLEEEGSLILDYSTKKKSYILRASFSVIQKETGFVNGLIAVLHDITEQEKIETERREFVANVSHELRTPLTTMRSYLEALADGAWRDEEIAPNFLEVTRTETERMIRLVNDLLTLSKMDSTDYQMKPEWVNFVPFFDHIIDRFAMSKEQNVTFKRLLPDHGIYVEVDEDKMTQVLYNIISNALKYSPEGGQVTFVMQDMEDQIIVSISDQGIGIPKENIEKIFDRFYRVDKARSRKMGGTGLGLAIAREIVNAHGGHIWATSEEGKGTTISFSLPYDRTEEDEWS, from the coding sequence ATGAAAAAGCTTGGTTTCTTTCGATCAATACATGTAAAGTTTGTCATCATCTATGTGCTCCTTATATTAGTAGCGATGCAAATTATCGGGGTGTATTTCGTCAAGCAGCTCGAGCAGACATTAAGAACTAATTTTCAAACATCGCTCAAAGAACGAGTAAATTTGCTTGCTTACAATATTCGTGAGGAAATGGAAAAGGAAAGAAAGCCAGAAGACCCTACACTTGAGGAAGAAATCAAAAAAATGCTTCGTGATTTTAAAGCGGTAGATATCTCGGAGGTTCAAGTTATTGAGGGCAGGTCCTTAAAAATCCTTGGGACATCTGATCCGAATAATCAAGGGGTTGTGGGTGAAAGAACGACAGTCCTTCGCATTAAACAAGCCATGGTTTTAGAAGAGGACCAAAGCAGTATTTTAATTGATCCACAAACAGGGCACCGTATTTGGGTGCTTGCCACTCCGATTAAATCTGGCAAAAAGGTAATTGGAGTCATCTATCTTGTTGCAAAAATTGAAAGTGTTTTTGAACAGATGAAGACCATCAATAATATTTTTTCATCAGGAACGGGTATTGCCCTGGCGATTACAGCTGCTTTAGGTATTTTATTGGCACAAACGATTACCAGACCGATTGCCGATATGAAGAAGCAGGCCTTAGCAATGGCTAAGGGGAATTTTTCTCGCAAAGTAAAAGTATATGGCAATGATGAAATTGGGACTCTGGCAGTTACGTTCAACAATTTAACAAAGAAGCTTCAGGAAGCTCAGGCAATGACAGAAGGTGAACGAAGAAAGCTATCTTCTGTCCTTTCACATATGACCGATGGTGTTATCGCCACAGATCGCAAAGGCAGAGTAATTTTAATCAATGACCCCGCAGCGGAAATGTTGAATGTTTCACGTGAAACAGTGTTGTCCCAGCCGATGGTTTCTTTGTTAGATTTGGAAGGAACCCATACATTTGAAGATTTGTTAGAGGAAGAGGGCTCTTTAATTTTAGACTACAGCACAAAGAAGAAATCGTATATTCTCCGGGCTAGTTTTTCAGTTATTCAAAAAGAAACTGGATTCGTCAACGGATTAATTGCTGTACTGCACGATATTACCGAACAGGAAAAAATTGAAACTGAAAGAAGAGAGTTTGTCGCCAATGTTTCCCATGAATTAAGAACACCGTTAACGACTATGAGGAGCTATTTGGAGGCACTCGCAGATGGAGCATGGCGGGATGAAGAAATTGCCCCGAACTTTTTAGAAGTAACTAGAACGGAAACAGAACGAATGATACGCCTTGTCAATGACTTGCTGACCCTTTCGAAAATGGACAGTACAGATTATCAAATGAAGCCGGAGTGGGTAAACTTTGTACCATTCTTTGACCATATTATTGATCGATTTGCCATGTCAAAAGAGCAAAATGTCACCTTTAAACGCCTGCTTCCGGACCATGGAATCTATGTAGAAGTTGATGAAGATAAAATGACTCAGGTTTTATACAATATCATTTCAAATGCTTTAAAGTATTCACCTGAAGGCGGTCAGGTTACCTTCGTGATGCAAGATATGGAAGATCAAATAATCGTCAGTATTTCAGATCAAGGGATTGGAATTCCAAAAGAAAATATTGAAAAAATCTTCGATCGATTTTATCGTGTCGATAAAGCAAGATCAAGGAAAATGGGCGGTACGGGTTTAGGACTAGCCATTGCCAGAGAAATTGTAAATGCACATGGAGGGCATATTTGGGCAACCAGTGAGGAAGGAAAAGGAACCACCATATCTTTTTCACTTCCATACGATCGTACGGAAGAGGATGAATGGTCATGA
- the yycF gene encoding response regulator YycF: MEKKILVVDDEKPIADILQFNLKKEGYSVHCAYDGNEALQLVEEIQPDLILLDIMLPLRDGMEVCREVRKKYDMPIIMLTAKDSEIDKVLGLELGADDYVTKPFSTRELIARVKANLRRHNTSIAQAEEENDTNEIAIGSLVIHPDAYVVSKRGETIELTHREFELLYYLAQHIGQVMTREHLLQTVWGYDYYGDVRTVDVTVRRLREKIEDTPSHPAWIVTRRGVGYYLRNPEQE, from the coding sequence ATGGAAAAGAAAATTCTTGTTGTTGATGATGAAAAGCCGATTGCAGATATTCTGCAGTTTAATTTAAAAAAAGAAGGGTACAGTGTTCACTGTGCTTATGATGGAAATGAAGCTTTACAATTAGTGGAGGAAATCCAACCGGATTTAATTCTATTAGATATAATGCTCCCATTAAGAGATGGCATGGAAGTATGCCGTGAAGTCAGGAAGAAATATGATATGCCGATCATTATGCTGACTGCAAAGGATTCAGAAATTGATAAAGTGCTTGGTCTTGAGCTTGGTGCTGATGATTATGTAACGAAGCCGTTTAGTACAAGAGAATTAATTGCTCGAGTAAAAGCTAATCTACGCCGCCATAATACAAGTATTGCCCAAGCAGAAGAAGAAAATGATACAAATGAAATTGCCATTGGTTCGCTGGTTATTCACCCGGACGCATATGTTGTATCAAAACGCGGGGAAACGATCGAATTGACACACCGGGAGTTTGAATTGCTCTACTATTTGGCGCAGCATATTGGCCAGGTCATGACGAGGGAGCACCTGCTACAGACCGTATGGGGCTATGATTACTATGGTGATGTCCGAACCGTCGATGTAACAGTAAGACGATTAAGGGAAAAAATTGAGGATACTCCCAGCCATCCAGCTTGGATTGTAACGCGACGCGGAGTTGGATATTATTTGCGGAATCCTGAACAGGAGTAA
- a CDS encoding recombinase family protein encodes MEIKKVAIYARVSTEEQATEGYSITAQLQTLRQYATLYNWEIAEEYIDEGISGKSIKGRPAMQRLVVDVENDKFQAVLVWKISRLSRNMLDTLTLLDKFEDYGVKFISYSENFDTGSPIGRLVVQLMASIAEMERNTLSENVKLGMKQRALEGSWNGGILFGYDSVEKELVINKDESEVVKLIFTLYSQGHGLRAITNQLNKEGYRTKRDSHFSINGVATILDNPVYNGKISWLKVENWDKKRRRGRNENPILVQGQHQAIINDELWSLVQSKRKSKSFKQRQSNEPFLLSSILRCPDCGQGMVPSITTYTLSDGTKRKHRYYVCSDFHNKGSAACRANSVKAYDSENDLIERINCFLSDKQKFQEVLCSLTKNSIESLINIKKDLADIDLKLKEVLERQNKYLEAFEQNLFPVSILQERLQQVTSEKNALEQTKNNLILEISKSDTKVIPPELVRNLLEKFLEVYRSSSREKQKQLLQLLVKRVTIGRSTDRQRHIDKVELEFDFMEVNISKTFTLIHTLYLDTEKEGNFSPSIPAYNSKYPPYLQLFLPLFVVRFTSINPKRPINLLHQDQPHQLMGEGHLGEG; translated from the coding sequence ATGGAGATAAAGAAAGTTGCTATTTATGCTCGCGTTAGTACTGAAGAACAGGCTACAGAGGGATATAGTATAACAGCACAACTGCAGACGCTCCGGCAGTATGCTACATTGTATAACTGGGAAATAGCTGAAGAATATATAGACGAAGGGATAAGCGGAAAATCAATTAAAGGTCGCCCTGCTATGCAAAGACTTGTAGTAGATGTTGAAAATGACAAATTTCAAGCAGTCCTTGTATGGAAAATCTCACGTTTATCGCGAAATATGTTGGACACTCTTACTCTGTTAGATAAATTTGAGGATTATGGAGTAAAGTTTATCTCTTACTCGGAGAACTTTGATACTGGTAGTCCAATAGGACGTCTAGTAGTTCAGCTTATGGCCTCTATTGCAGAAATGGAACGAAATACGCTATCAGAAAACGTAAAGCTTGGTATGAAACAAAGGGCTTTAGAAGGCTCTTGGAATGGCGGTATATTATTCGGATATGACTCAGTAGAAAAGGAACTAGTAATAAACAAAGATGAGTCCGAAGTAGTAAAACTGATTTTCACTCTGTACTCACAAGGACATGGTTTAAGAGCGATTACCAATCAACTTAATAAAGAAGGCTATCGAACCAAGCGTGACAGCCATTTCTCTATCAACGGAGTTGCTACTATCTTAGATAACCCAGTCTATAACGGTAAGATTAGTTGGTTAAAAGTTGAAAATTGGGATAAAAAGCGTAGAAGAGGTAGAAATGAAAATCCTATTCTGGTGCAAGGACAGCATCAAGCGATAATCAATGACGAACTTTGGAGCCTTGTCCAATCCAAAAGAAAGAGTAAATCGTTTAAGCAGAGACAATCTAACGAACCATTTTTATTGAGTAGTATTTTGCGATGTCCTGATTGTGGGCAAGGTATGGTTCCGTCAATTACTACTTATACCTTGAGTGACGGGACCAAAAGAAAGCACCGGTATTACGTTTGTAGTGATTTTCATAACAAAGGTTCTGCAGCCTGTAGAGCGAATTCCGTTAAAGCATATGATTCCGAAAATGATCTAATAGAACGCATAAATTGTTTTCTATCTGATAAGCAAAAATTTCAGGAAGTCCTTTGCTCACTAACCAAAAACTCAATTGAATCCTTAATAAATATAAAAAAGGATTTGGCAGATATTGATTTAAAATTAAAAGAAGTACTTGAACGTCAGAATAAATATTTAGAAGCTTTTGAGCAAAATCTATTTCCAGTTTCCATTCTACAAGAACGTTTACAGCAAGTAACTTCTGAAAAAAATGCACTCGAACAAACAAAGAACAACTTGATATTAGAAATAAGTAAATCCGATACAAAAGTTATTCCACCTGAATTGGTTCGGAATCTATTAGAAAAATTTTTAGAAGTGTACAGATCTTCAAGTAGAGAGAAACAAAAGCAACTGCTCCAACTCTTAGTTAAGAGAGTTACGATAGGACGATCAACTGATCGTCAGCGTCATATTGACAAAGTGGAACTTGAATTTGATTTTATGGAAGTTAACATTTCCAAAACATTTACACTTATTCACACATTATATTTAGATACAGAAAAAGAAGGCAATTTCTCACCTTCCATTCCTGCTTATAACAGTAAATATCCACCTTATCTACAACTTTTTTTGCCTCTATTTGTGGTACGGTTCACCTCGATTAATCCGAAACGCCCGATAAATTTGCTCCACCAAGATCAGCCTCATCAGTTGATGGGGGAAGGTCATCTTGGAGAAGGATAA
- a CDS encoding recombinase family protein translates to MSNNKKTKSKNSKKRKRAYGYVRKSPNNYVENTSIEKQIEEIEKYCELNDIELIEIYTDDLVSAKSFEGRDGFKEMYNNVLRSVDDVDYIVVFKQDRISRDTLDTLFIMKRLNSIGKHLISIVDNVNTEDPTAKILVHVLALVAELEREFINIRTFSGMEKRADEGHFLGGKVFGYKTHNKELVIVPEEAKIVKYIFEKYAIELWGYKKIASTLNLQGFRTKNNKYWTINAVKTILENKLYIGYTKWKGKYQKGIHTSIIENTLWEKTQEVMKARSYTQQKIHPGSYPLSGLLKCPECGSPMVQGNSSSKYKYYQCCKNKNSGAVACSSNLVKKEYAEATVLNEVTVYLKDINLFQYLESATNSFLSMELEPLQKEADKIEKQIKHIKEKMLTVIDLMDDSSLSLDEELLKNKLFSHQEDLNERNMQLEEIKRQIRFKEDHASCDIINFCAVNFLDFYETITDAEKKSLLNYLIKEIDVYKGDTTKDRQIKSITYNFSPDDLSLV, encoded by the coding sequence ATGAGTAATAATAAAAAAACGAAAAGTAAAAATAGTAAAAAAAGAAAAAGAGCCTATGGATATGTAAGAAAAAGTCCAAACAATTATGTTGAAAATACATCAATCGAAAAACAAATTGAAGAAATAGAAAAATACTGTGAGTTGAATGATATTGAGTTAATCGAGATTTATACTGATGATCTTGTATCAGCAAAATCTTTTGAAGGTAGAGATGGCTTTAAAGAAATGTACAATAATGTACTCAGATCGGTAGATGATGTAGACTACATTGTTGTTTTTAAACAAGATCGAATCTCCCGTGATACCTTAGACACTTTATTTATTATGAAACGACTTAACTCCATTGGTAAACACCTTATATCAATTGTAGACAATGTTAATACTGAGGATCCTACTGCCAAAATTCTTGTACATGTATTAGCCTTAGTAGCCGAGCTTGAACGGGAATTCATTAATATTAGAACTTTTTCAGGTATGGAAAAAAGAGCTGATGAAGGTCACTTTTTGGGTGGGAAGGTCTTTGGTTATAAAACACATAATAAAGAATTGGTTATTGTGCCTGAAGAAGCTAAGATAGTGAAATATATTTTTGAAAAATATGCAATTGAGTTGTGGGGCTATAAAAAGATTGCTTCTACACTTAACCTTCAGGGGTTTCGGACAAAAAACAATAAGTATTGGACAATCAATGCTGTTAAAACAATTTTAGAAAACAAACTTTACATTGGTTATACTAAGTGGAAAGGAAAATATCAAAAGGGTATCCATACATCAATTATTGAAAATACTCTTTGGGAAAAAACTCAAGAGGTAATGAAAGCTAGAAGTTATACTCAACAAAAAATTCATCCGGGATCCTATCCTCTATCCGGATTATTAAAATGTCCTGAATGTGGTTCCCCTATGGTACAAGGTAATAGCAGCAGTAAATATAAGTATTATCAATGTTGTAAAAACAAGAATAGTGGTGCAGTAGCTTGTTCCTCTAACCTTGTAAAAAAAGAATATGCAGAGGCAACTGTTTTAAATGAAGTAACTGTTTATTTGAAGGATATCAATCTCTTTCAATATTTGGAATCTGCAACTAATTCATTTTTGTCAATGGAACTTGAACCTTTACAGAAAGAAGCAGATAAAATAGAAAAACAAATAAAACACATTAAAGAAAAGATGCTTACGGTTATTGATCTAATGGACGATTCTTCCCTCTCCCTAGACGAAGAACTATTAAAAAATAAACTCTTTTCTCATCAAGAAGATTTAAATGAAAGGAATATGCAACTAGAAGAAATAAAAAGACAAATAAGGTTTAAAGAAGATCATGCATCTTGCGATATAATTAATTTCTGTGCAGTAAATTTTCTTGATTTTTATGAAACAATTACAGATGCAGAAAAAAAATCACTTTTAAATTATTTAATTAAAGAGATTGATGTTTATAAAGGAGATACAACTAAAGATCGCCAGATTAAAAGTATAACTTACAACTTTAGCCCTGATGACTTATCATTGGTTTAG
- a CDS encoding YycH family regulatory protein gives MRYETIKSVVLTILVMLSILLTWNLWTYQPHYETMEGSNYVAEVTLSEKQEVQKIVQPDLILFHIKGEHYGTNNPGELDKVIKELSKWTFTDIKDVTSKVTSIKELMYGPGKAEIDFAGDVPIELYRSVLNIEAKKLPSFTFNRIVINVGNSEKENGVAYFVSTDSQKVYMGHISLANVNQFNREFVKNAAHYPRYFAYEASEKQTFFLPNDETKVTTYKYYLSPLNSEEFKDALFSDPSFVQKSILKHSEEYTNGSSKMTVNNQSNMLLYVNPTAEDNFIDTPYDLVKRSIDFVNEHGGWTDDFRYVSQNIYRSSVSFRLYSMNGYPVFNDTGLSEIEEMWGQNEINKYVRPNISLDLPLTSEMQMVTLPSGHDALKMLLSKKNFRPELLEDLVIGYQMERDSSENRLILLEPAWFYRYDKTWSEITTDDLGGMMHGLE, from the coding sequence ATGAGATATGAGACGATTAAATCAGTAGTCTTAACAATATTGGTCATGCTAAGCATTCTACTAACCTGGAACCTTTGGACGTACCAGCCTCACTATGAAACAATGGAAGGCAGTAATTATGTAGCAGAGGTAACATTAAGCGAGAAGCAAGAAGTTCAAAAAATTGTTCAGCCGGATCTGATTCTTTTCCATATAAAGGGTGAACATTATGGGACCAATAATCCCGGAGAACTTGATAAAGTGATCAAAGAGCTAAGCAAGTGGACGTTTACCGATATCAAGGATGTTACCTCCAAAGTGACTAGCATAAAAGAATTAATGTACGGGCCAGGAAAAGCGGAGATTGACTTTGCTGGAGATGTGCCGATTGAATTATATCGCAGTGTACTGAACATTGAAGCGAAGAAGCTCCCTTCATTCACTTTTAATCGAATTGTGATCAATGTAGGGAACAGCGAGAAGGAAAATGGGGTGGCTTACTTTGTTTCCACTGATAGCCAAAAGGTGTATATGGGGCATATATCACTGGCTAATGTCAATCAATTTAACCGTGAGTTTGTAAAAAATGCCGCTCATTATCCACGTTATTTCGCTTATGAAGCATCTGAAAAACAAACCTTTTTCCTGCCAAACGATGAAACAAAGGTGACCACCTATAAGTATTACCTGTCACCCCTTAATTCAGAAGAGTTCAAGGATGCTCTTTTCAGCGACCCAAGCTTTGTGCAAAAAAGTATTTTAAAACATAGTGAAGAGTATACGAACGGCTCCAGTAAAATGACAGTCAATAACCAAAGCAATATGCTTCTGTATGTGAATCCAACTGCGGAAGATAATTTTATTGATACGCCTTACGATTTAGTGAAACGAAGTATCGATTTTGTCAATGAACATGGCGGCTGGACAGACGATTTTCGTTATGTTTCGCAAAATATTTATAGAAGCTCGGTTTCCTTCCGATTATATAGCATGAATGGGTACCCAGTATTTAATGATACAGGACTTTCGGAAATTGAAGAAATGTGGGGCCAAAACGAAATCAATAAATATGTACGGCCAAATATCTCGCTGGATCTTCCGCTGACATCTGAGATGCAAATGGTTACACTGCCTTCAGGACATGATGCTTTGAAGATGCTGTTAAGTAAGAAGAACTTTAGGCCCGAGCTTCTGGAAGACTTAGTCATCGGATATCAGATGGAAAGAGATTCGAGTGAAAATAGGCTGATCCTCTTAGAACCAGCCTGGTTTTATCGATATGATAAAACTTGGAGCGAGATAACGACGGATGATCTGGGAGGAATGATGCATGGATTGGAGTAA
- a CDS encoding CxxH/CxxC protein, with product MMMKAFCGGIVTRWLGKNSGINGLAGEKEMVYCCEEHVDIALDKIVYEYETFPVLTKIDVDNLSTSCEFCRNIAIYVVANK from the coding sequence ATGATGATGAAGGCGTTTTGTGGAGGTATTGTCACAAGATGGCTAGGTAAAAATAGTGGTATAAATGGTTTGGCAGGTGAAAAAGAGATGGTATATTGCTGTGAGGAACATGTGGATATTGCGTTAGATAAAATTGTCTATGAGTATGAAACATTTCCGGTGTTAACAAAAATAGATGTGGATAACTTATCAACAAGCTGTGAATTTTGTCGAAATATAGCTATATATGTTGTGGCGAACAAGTGA